In Paenibacillus sp. G2S3, a single window of DNA contains:
- the rpoB gene encoding DNA-directed RNA polymerase subunit beta, producing MAGHLVQYGRRTRRSYARINEVLEVPNLIEIQQKSYDWFLEEGLREMFQDISPIQDFTGNLVLEFIDYSLGEPKYTVDDAKERDVTYAAPLRVKVRLINKETGEVKEQEVFMGDFPLMTETGTFIINGAERVIVSQLVRSPSVYFSTKVDKNGKKTYTATVIPNRGAWLELETDAKDIMYVRIDRTRKIPVTVLLRALGFGSDAEILELLGNDEYIRNTLDKDNTDSTEKALIEIYERLRPGEPPTLDNAKSLLVARFFDPKRYDLANVGRYKINKKLHIKNRLFNQRLAQPLVDEATGEILAESGQMVDRRLLDELIPYFEKNVAFKNYRVTGGVMDSEDIPLQTIDVFSPIEEGRVIKLIANGNIDKSVKHITQADIISSISYFINLLHGIGNTDDIDHLGNRRLRSVGELLQNQFRIGLSRMERVVRERMSIQDANAITPQALINIRPVIASIKEFFGSSQLSQFMDQTNPLAELTHKRRLSALGPGGLTRERAGFEVRDVHHSHYGRMCPIETPEGPNIGLINSLSTFARINEYGFIEAPYRWVDPKTGKVTEQIDYLTADEEDNYVVAQANVLIDEDGSFKEDMVIVRYNKDSDNITTMPSNRVDYMDVSPKQVVSVATALIPFLENDDSNRALMGSNMQRQAVPLLIPKAPLVGTGMEHKSAKDSGVCVVSKYDGIIERSSANEIWLRRVETVEGKEVKGDIVKYKLHKFMRSNQGTCINQRPLAKRGDIVKKGDILADGPSTEMGELALGRNVVVAFMTWEGYNYEDAILLSEKLVKEDVYTSIHIEEYESEARDTKLGPEEITRDIPNVGEEALRNLDERGIIRIGAEISAGDILVGKVTPKGVTELTAEERLLHAIFGEKAREVRDTSLRVPHGSDGIIVDVKVFTRENGDELPPGVNQLVRVYIAQKRKISEGDKMAGRHGNKGVVARILPEEDMPFLPDGTPVQVVLNPLGVPSRMNIGQVLEVHIGMAALRLGIHIATPVFDGAREYDVFDTMEEAGMQRNGKTILYDGRTGERFEREVTVGVMHMIKLAHMVDDKIHARSTGPYSLVTQQPLGGKAQFGGQRFGEMEVWALEAYGAAYTLQEILTVKSDDVVGRVKTYESIVKGENVPEPGVPESFKVLIKELQSLGMDVKILSGDEQEIEMRELDDEDETSGDKLSLNLEGAEVGAE from the coding sequence TTGGCAGGACATCTTGTTCAGTATGGTCGACGCACTCGGCGGAGCTATGCGAGAATTAACGAGGTACTCGAGGTCCCGAACCTGATCGAGATCCAACAAAAATCTTATGATTGGTTTTTGGAGGAAGGATTGCGGGAAATGTTTCAGGACATCTCGCCGATCCAGGATTTCACAGGTAATTTGGTACTAGAGTTCATTGATTACAGCCTGGGTGAACCAAAATATACGGTTGACGACGCTAAAGAGCGGGACGTGACGTATGCGGCTCCTCTGCGTGTAAAGGTGCGGCTCATTAATAAGGAGACCGGTGAGGTCAAAGAGCAGGAAGTGTTCATGGGAGATTTCCCGCTGATGACGGAGACCGGCACTTTTATTATTAACGGTGCGGAACGGGTTATTGTCAGCCAGTTGGTTCGCTCTCCAAGCGTCTATTTCAGCACAAAAGTGGATAAGAACGGCAAAAAAACCTACACCGCCACAGTAATCCCGAACCGCGGAGCCTGGTTGGAACTTGAGACCGACGCTAAGGATATTATGTATGTTCGTATCGATCGGACTCGTAAAATCCCTGTTACCGTACTTTTGCGTGCTCTCGGTTTCGGTAGTGATGCCGAAATTCTGGAATTGCTTGGCAATGATGAATATATTCGCAATACGCTGGATAAAGACAACACGGACTCCACGGAGAAGGCGCTTATTGAAATTTATGAGCGTTTGCGTCCGGGCGAACCGCCGACACTGGACAATGCCAAAAGTTTGCTGGTCGCGCGTTTCTTTGATCCAAAACGCTACGACCTAGCTAATGTAGGCCGTTACAAAATCAATAAAAAGCTACACATTAAGAACCGTCTTTTCAATCAACGTCTTGCTCAGCCTTTGGTTGACGAAGCTACAGGGGAAATCCTGGCAGAGTCCGGTCAAATGGTCGATCGTAGACTGCTTGATGAATTGATTCCATATTTCGAAAAGAATGTTGCCTTTAAAAACTACCGTGTTACTGGCGGAGTTATGGACAGTGAAGATATTCCTCTTCAAACGATTGACGTATTCTCGCCAATTGAAGAAGGTCGGGTTATTAAGCTGATCGCTAACGGTAACATCGACAAGTCTGTTAAGCACATTACTCAAGCTGATATTATATCCTCGATCAGCTACTTTATTAATTTGCTTCACGGAATTGGTAATACCGATGATATAGACCATTTGGGTAACCGTCGCCTGCGTTCTGTAGGTGAACTTCTGCAGAATCAGTTCCGTATCGGTTTGTCCCGTATGGAACGCGTTGTACGTGAAAGAATGTCGATTCAGGATGCTAATGCAATTACGCCTCAAGCTCTGATCAACATTCGTCCAGTTATCGCGTCCATTAAAGAGTTCTTCGGTAGCTCCCAGTTGTCTCAGTTTATGGATCAGACGAACCCGCTTGCGGAACTTACGCATAAACGTCGTCTGTCTGCACTCGGACCCGGTGGTTTGACACGTGAGCGCGCGGGCTTTGAAGTTCGTGACGTCCATCACAGTCACTACGGCCGGATGTGTCCAATTGAAACACCGGAAGGACCGAACATTGGATTGATCAACTCCTTGTCCACCTTTGCTCGCATCAACGAATATGGCTTTATTGAAGCTCCGTATCGTTGGGTAGATCCAAAGACAGGTAAGGTAACTGAACAAATCGATTATCTGACTGCTGATGAGGAAGATAATTATGTAGTTGCTCAGGCTAACGTATTGATCGATGAAGATGGCTCCTTTAAAGAAGACATGGTAATCGTTCGTTACAACAAAGATTCAGATAACATTACAACAATGCCAAGTAATCGTGTCGATTACATGGATGTTTCGCCTAAACAGGTCGTATCTGTCGCTACGGCGCTCATTCCGTTCCTTGAGAACGATGACTCCAACCGCGCTCTGATGGGATCTAACATGCAGCGTCAAGCCGTTCCACTTCTGATTCCTAAAGCTCCGCTGGTCGGAACAGGGATGGAGCATAAATCCGCTAAGGATTCTGGCGTATGTGTTGTTTCTAAGTATGACGGTATTATCGAACGTTCTTCAGCTAATGAAATTTGGCTGCGCCGGGTTGAGACTGTCGAAGGCAAAGAAGTTAAAGGCGATATCGTTAAATATAAATTACACAAATTTATGCGTTCTAACCAAGGTACCTGTATTAACCAACGTCCTCTAGCTAAAAGAGGGGACATTGTTAAGAAGGGTGACATCCTGGCGGATGGTCCTTCCACAGAAATGGGCGAACTTGCTCTTGGTCGCAACGTAGTCGTTGCGTTCATGACTTGGGAAGGTTACAACTACGAGGATGCGATCCTGTTAAGTGAAAAACTAGTTAAGGAAGATGTATACACTTCGATTCATATCGAGGAATACGAATCCGAAGCTCGTGACACTAAACTGGGACCTGAAGAAATCACACGTGATATTCCGAACGTGGGTGAAGAAGCTCTGCGCAATCTTGATGAGCGTGGAATTATCCGTATCGGTGCGGAAATCAGTGCTGGTGACATTCTGGTTGGTAAAGTTACTCCGAAGGGTGTAACTGAATTGACTGCAGAAGAACGTCTCCTACACGCTATCTTTGGTGAGAAGGCTCGTGAAGTACGGGATACCTCTTTACGCGTTCCTCATGGTAGTGATGGTATTATCGTGGACGTTAAAGTATTTACACGTGAGAACGGTGATGAACTGCCTCCTGGCGTAAATCAATTGGTTCGTGTCTACATCGCTCAGAAACGTAAGATCTCTGAAGGTGACAAAATGGCCGGACGTCACGGTAACAAGGGTGTCGTTGCTCGTATCCTGCCAGAAGAAGATATGCCGTTCCTTCCGGACGGTACGCCAGTACAGGTTGTTCTTAACCCACTAGGCGTTCCTTCTCGTATGAACATCGGACAGGTGCTTGAGGTCCATATTGGTATGGCCGCATTGCGTCTGGGTATTCACATTGCAACGCCGGTATTTGACGGAGCGCGTGAGTATGACGTGTTTGATACGATGGAAGAAGCTGGCATGCAACGTAATGGTAAAACTATATTGTACGATGGCCGGACAGGTGAACGCTTCGAACGTGAAGTTACTGTCGGCGTCATGCATATGATCAAACTGGCACACATGGTTGATGATAAGATTCATGCCCGTTCAACAGGTCCTTACTCACTAGTTACGCAACAGCCGCTGGGTGGTAAAGCTCAGTTTGGTGGACAGCGTTTCGGGGAGATGGAAGTGTGGGCGCTTGAAGCTTACGGTGCTGCATATACATTACAAGAAATTTTGACCGTAAAATCCGATGACGTGGTTGGTCGCGTGAAGACGTACGAATCCATCGTCAAAGGTGAAAATGTACCGGAACCAGGCGTTCCTGAGTCGTTCAAGGTATTGATCAAGGAACTGCAGTCCCTGGGTATGGATGTTAAGATCCTTAGCGGAGACGAGCAGGAAATTGAAATGAGAGAATTGGACGATGAGGACGAGACGTCAGGCGACAAGCTAAGCCTCAATTTAGAAGGCGCAGAAGTCGGAGCAGAATAA